Below is a window of Zygotorulaspora mrakii chromosome 3, complete sequence DNA.
TGACGCTGACGGTGATGTTGTCTTGGATGAGGAAATCAATATGAATAACCAAAGGGTTCTCGACGAGACGAGGAAGAGAAGACGTCATTCAAGTAATGTCTCTATGGAAATCGCATCTAATCGAATCATAATTGGTCAAgatagaaataaaaatattggTGCCCCATCGAGAAAGGTCGtaatttccatttcaaaAGGTTCCGGTACACTAGGCCAATGCGCAACTTGGGATGAGTTTACTAACGGTAGATTTGGTGACGCAAGGTCACCTGCATATGGTGAAATTGATGGTTACGGACCAACGATCAAAGTCGGCAACAAGAGAGCATATGAACTATGGGGGGCACCTAAAAATTTAGAAGACTTAAAGGAAATATTCATTAAATATTTGGAGAACTCTATTGATAATTTGCCCTGGTGTGATTTGGGGTTGTCTGCTGAAACCGCATTGATACAAGAAGAGTTAATCCAATTTAATAACAGGGGATATTTGACTTTAGCATCTCAACCAGCTACCACAGGATCGTCAAGcaatgataaaatatttggtTGGGGTCCACCCAATGGGCTAGTTTACCAAAAAGCTTTTGTTGAAATGTTCGTTTCTAAGCAACGGTGGAAATCACATTTGGAAAAAACATTGCAAAATTATGGGCGAGAGAAATTAAGCTATTACGTCGGTGACGCATTGGGAAATTTTGAGAGTAATTTGGAGCCTGAGAGTTCAAACGTTGTAACATGGGGTGTTTTTTCTAACAGTCAAATTATACAGACAACAATTATTTCCGAagaatctttcaaagcttgGAGAGATGAGGCATTCAGTATTTGGCTAGAATGGGCAAAACGTTTCCCACGAAACACGCCCACTAACAGCTTCCTGAGACAAATGCATGGCGATTGCTACTTAGTTTCCATAGTGCATCACGATTATGTACAATCGGAGGAATTATGGGAGATTTTGCTTGGACTATAAACTCGATCaattcttcctttttctcCCGTTAACATTATTGTTGCAGTCTCTCTTTAGCTTGGAATCTAAGTAGTTGTATAATTTTGACTCTCTATTTTCGTTCCAAATTCTATTAGTGCCACCTAAGAAAGAACAATCGGTATCTTTTACTATAAATACTCCTCTATTGAATGATGTGCCACTTTTAATTATTAATTTGGATCCTATCATGCACACATTGATCCACGGAATAATGTTGTAATTGATGGCGTAAAAGAATTTGCCCGATTTATCCTGTAAAGTGAGTTTGAATACATCTTTGCTGCCATACTTTTCTTTTGTAACAGAATCGTCGTTGTCCATATTCACTTCATGAATGACAACCCTTGAATTCTGTAGGCGGTCCACCCTCTGTTTTGCTGGGTCTAATTTATTATCTATATCATCCAATTGCGACATTTTGGAC
It encodes the following:
- the MET12 gene encoding methylenetetrahydrofolate reductase (NAD(P)H) MET12 (similar to Saccharomyces cerevisiae MET12 (YPL023C); ancestral locus Anc_8.474); translation: MHINELYNGRKNPSLSLEFFPPKTEMGKRNLLERMERMSALDPLFITVTWGAGGTTADKSLELASLAQKVSNLPVCMHLTCTNMDKSVIDDALEKCQNAGIKNILALRGDPPIGEDWTSSQTKNSEFKYAVDLVRYIKNKYGSEFCVGVAAYPEGHCEGEAEGQEQNPSKDLPFLKEKVDAGADFVITQLFYDVDKFLDFEKLFTEKISNQIPLIPGLMPINSYLLFHRAAKLSHASIPEDILKRFPQDIQLDDNKVKSIGIEILVEMVDKVFKETNGRIKCFHFYTLNLEKAIAQIVTRSKTLNYILEDDSRDDQDIDADGDVVLDEEINMNNQRVLDETRKRRRHSSNVSMEIASNRIIIGQDRNKNIGAPSRKVVISISKGSGTLGQCATWDEFTNGRFGDARSPAYGEIDGYGPTIKVGNKRAYELWGAPKNLEDLKEIFIKYLENSIDNLPWCDLGLSAETALIQEELIQFNNRGYLTLASQPATTGSSSNDKIFGWGPPNGLVYQKAFVEMFVSKQRWKSHLEKTLQNYGREKLSYYVGDALGNFESNLEPESSNVVTWGVFSNSQIIQTTIISEESFKAWRDEAFSIWLEWAKRFPRNTPTNSFLRQMHGDCYLVSIVHHDYVQSEELWEILLGL
- the RMI1 gene encoding Rmi1p (similar to Saccharomyces cerevisiae RMI1 (YPL024W); ancestral locus Anc_8.475) yields the protein MSGILSEDITALSSLDRSALSSRDSTLLRALDRDTWLSDKDCIQQPFTTLPNDCLFQILMIENISQSKMSQLDDIDNKLDPAKQRVDRLQNSRVVIHEVNMDNDDSVTKEKYGSKDVFKLTLQDKSGKFFYAINYNIIPWINVCMIGSKLIIKSGTSFNRGVFIVKDTDCSFLGGTNRIWNENRESKLYNYLDSKLKRDCNNNVNGRKRKN